In the Lepisosteus oculatus isolate fLepOcu1 chromosome 6, fLepOcu1.hap2, whole genome shotgun sequence genome, one interval contains:
- the xrcc2 gene encoding DNA repair protein XRCC2 — MTHDVSSAESGAQLFARLEGRSSLKNIEPRIFPEEGAPVPGDVVEFYGTEGTGKTETIYHLVARCILPAENGGLEVEVMFVDTDYHFDMLRLVSILEHRLPQSPEETIRMCLRRLFVVHCTSTVHLLLTLHYVENMFCSRPALCLLVIDSISAFYWIDRSNGGESVTQQESNLGKCSAFLEKLLRDYRIVLFASTQAIMRSYSGEPSRAAGASSSWRRCPAAEGDYSKPYLCKAWQRLVTHQLAFSKTDARRDSRAVFSIASSSAGTKSTSRCFFCVTEGGVQFF; from the exons ATGACGCATGATGTTAGCTCGGCTGAGTCTGGTGCGCAG CTGTTTGCTCGGCTCGAAGGAAGGAGTTCACTGAAGAACATCGAGCCTCGGATTTTTCCTGAAGAAGGAGCTCCTGTCCCAG GGGACGTGGTCGAGTTCTATGGCACAGAAGGAACGGGAAAGACCGAAACGATATACCATTTGGTGGCCCGCTGCATTCTTCCAGCTGAAAACGGGGGGCTTGAGGTAGAGGTGATGTTCGTGGACACCGATTATCACTTCGACATGCTGCGCTTGGTGAGTATTTTGGAGCACCGGCTGCCCCAGAGCCCAGAGGAGACCATCCGGATGTGCCTGCGCCGACTGTTTGTGGTTCACTGCACTAGCACCGTCCACCTGCTCCTGACGCTGCACTACGTGGAGAACATGTTTTGCAGCCGTCCTGCCCTCTGCCTGCTCGTAATTGACAGCATCTCTGCTTTCTATTGGATAGACAGGAGCAACGGGGGCGAAAGCGTCACCCAGCAGGAGTCCAATCTTGGGAAGTGCAGCGCTTTTTTGGAGAAGCTTCTTAGAGATTACCGCATCGTCTTGTTTGCCTCCACCCAGGCTATCATGAGAAGCTATTCTGGCGAGCCCTCCAGGGCAGCGGGGGCCTCCTCGTCTTGGAGGCGCTGTCCTGCGGCGGAGGGGGATTATAGCAAACCCTACCTTTGTAAGGCTTGGCAGCGGCTCGTCACGCACCAGCTGGCGTTTTCCAAAACGGACGCCCGGAGGGACTCGCGGGCGGTTTTCTCCATCGCTTCCTCCAGCGCAGGGACCAAAAGCACAAGCAGGTGCTTTTTCTGTGTCACAGAAGGGGGCGTCCAGTTTTTCTGA